ATACCCCTGGTCTTGAGGGCAATGGCTTCCGCCCTTTTCTTCGCTTCCTCGGAGTTTACGGTGCCGGTGAGGGTTGCGGTGTCGTTCTGGACAGTCACCTGGATTCCTGCCGAGGCGAGCTCGGGGTCAGTGTTCAGGGCTGACTTGAGAGCCGTCACATGGGAAGTGTCCAGCGGCTGGATGCTGCTCGGGGGCTGAGGCGGCGGGGCACAGCCTCCGGTCATGGCCATAAGGGTGAGGAGCGCTCCTGCGAAAAGTATCATAAGGCTCAATGCAATTCTCATCAGATTCCTCCTTGATTCCATGTGGATTTCCCGGGACGGCATCAGGGTGAGCTTTTCACCGTGAGGACAGGCTCCCCTTCATCATTCCCTCCTTTTTCGCCGGAGAGGTTGAACTGGTGCCTTTTCTGCAGGGCTGCCGCCTGCGCGGGCCATTTGCTCCCTTTGAGATCCTTTACGGTGATCCCGGCATAGTGCGCCAGGGCTGAAATCCTGCTCTCATCGCATATGTCGGCGCACTCAAGCATGGCATTCCCCAGGGCGTCCAGCTTCTTCACCAGCCTCATTGACGCTTCGGACTGAGGATAGGTTCCCTCGTGGAATGCCACGGTTGTTCGTATCCGCATGTTTTCGCCTTTCAGCAGCGGTGCCAGCCGCGGGGCTGCGCGCTGGAGAAGCTGTTCAATCAACGAGTCCTGTGCTCCTTCGGTACAGAGCTCATTGAAGAACTCCACCACCGGTTTTTCGCTAATCTGGTTAAAACACTGCCTTGCCTTGGAGGAGAGGGCTTCCAGGGCGTTATTCCTGAGGTCTCTGAGGATGCGCTTGTTGGAGAGATCGACAAGATCCAAAGGGATAAGGGAGAGCATCGAGGAGATCACTTCAGTGATGGTCTTCTCCTCGCTCCCTGTATTATCCTGGTATATGGCTTCCAGGGCGTTCCCCTTCACAAAGGAGATGGTGAGGGGATCACCCAGTGGCGGGAAAAACTCCTCCTCGTTGAGCTGCTTCGAGAGGAGATCATAAACTTCAATGAGGGAGTCCACAGGTTCCCGGTACTGTGAGAGGAATTCACGCATGAGATGGTAATACTCAAGGCCCGATGTGAGAATGTGAAGAAGAAGGCGCTCGGCAAAGGACAGCTCCGAGACTTTCCAGAGCTTTTCAAAAAGAGCGTGAAACTTCGCCTTGTGCAGGAAAAAGAGAGGCGTTTTCACGAGCTTTTTCAGCGCTCTGCCAAGGGCCACCCGCTCTCTTTCCAGCTCGTCAATCTTCAGGGCGCTTGCCTGTATCCTGTTTTCCACCTGCTTGGTAGCCCTGTTGCAGAATGAGGTCAGGGAGGCAAGAGCCCCTTTCAGCTTTAAAAGCCCCACGTGGCTGTCACTCGCCATCTCCAGCAGAAGCCGGGAGATCTCTTTTTTGTGGAGTGACCCCATCTCTTTCATCTTCATGTTGAGGGTCGATGACGACTCGTTCAGCTCCTCTGCGGAGAGCCTGCGGTATTCTTCGTCAAACTTCTCGGCAAGGTCATCCTTTCTGGAGGTCTCAATAAGCTCCTTGAGCTGCCGTCCCAGGTGCCATGCTGTCTCCTTGGGCTTCCCCATTCTCCTGGAGAACTCCTCGTCGGCCTTCTCGGGGTTTTTTATCTCCATGATGCGGAAGAACTTCCTGAGGGCCTCGTCGGTCTGGGAGGCGGCCTCTTTTCTCCCCCACATCTGGAGGGCCCTCAGGCTCAGCCTCCTTGAGCACCATTCAATGATTTCCCTGTGGGGAAAGAGAAGCTCCGCCATGCCGAAGGTAATAAGGGGAAGATCGAGGTAGAGGCTGAGCTGATCCCTTGTGCTTTTCAGGTATGGCGAGAAAAAAGGATCAAGCTCCATGGACAGGTAGCTCTGAAGAAGCTGCATGGCCTCCTCGTCCTCCTCTTCTCCAGGGGAGAGAGGAAGCACGTAAGCGAGGTGAAAGGGTTTTCCCGGCGCAGGGCAGGGCACACCGGGCAGGGCCTGCATGCTCCTGCCGGCATAGAGGGACTGAAGCTCCTCAAGGGCGGCACCCATCACGGCATATTGATCGTCCGTAAGGCACAGGGGCCTGCCGGGCTGTTCCATTGGATAGAGAAGGAGGGAGATGATTCTCACAGGCCCTTCAATATTCCCCGTCTCCTCCCTGAGCAGCGTCGCCATATCCCAAAGAATCCCCGTGGAAGATGACTCCCAGAGGGAAGAGATGATATAGACCGTCACCCCCTCGTCAATGGGGATGTTCAGGGCCTCTGCCGCGCTCTTCCTCGTAAGTGGGGAGGTTATCGCCGCGAGATGCCTGCGGCAGAGCGCCCTCAGGCCCTCTATATGTTGATAAAAGGCCATGCGGTAATGATGCCTGGTAATGCCGCCGCCTGCCGCGCTTTTCCCCGGCCCCTCCTCCGGGCAAGAACCCGGCGGGGCCTGGAAGCTTTCAGAGCCATCATAGAACAGCTGGACCGCTGGTGAACTCTGGGAGTGCGCGCTGCCAAGAGATATAAACTGGAAAAGCGGAGGCTCTTCCGCCGGCGGGAACCTTTTTTTCACCAGATCCATGAGGGCACCCACGGTTCTGCCGCCGTATTCGCCAAGGCCGATGAAAAGTGTGGGGCTCACTCCCCTGTAAGAATATGAAGATGGTGTGCTCTTTTTCAAGGTGTTCTCTGCCTCTTGTAAGGATGGGGAGCTAGGGAAGCTCCCGGGCCGCACGGTGCTCTATAAGGTTTTTTATCTCATCGAGCAGGAGGGTGTGCTCAAAGGGCTTCATTATGAAGCTCGTGGCGCCGTCATGAATCTCCTTGAGGGACTCCACGTCGGCTTCCTTGGCCGTGAGCAGTATTATGGGGACTTTTTTGGTGCCGGGAATTGTCCTGAGCTTCTTGCGCAGCTCATATCCGTCCATTTCCGGCATCAGGATATCGGATATCACCAGGTGATAGGAATTGTTTTCAGCCTTTACCAGCGCCTCGCTCCCGCTGTTCACCATGTCAACCTCGTAATTTTCCATCTCGAGGTAAAGCTTCAAGGACCTGGCGAAGTCCTTTTCATCGTCAACGAGGAGAAGTCTCTTTTTCTCTTCCATTGAATTCTGTCCTTTCCTTGCGGGGATTTCGCACCCGGAGCATGCTACTTACCATATCTTTGACATAGGTTTCCTCCAGTCCTTCAACATTCCCGGCAGTGAAGCCCGGCATCTTCGCGTCACTGCAGAAGGCCTGCCCTTTTGAACACGCTCATGTCATTGGCCCTTAAAAGAGCGTCCTCCTTCTTGATGATGCCGTTTTTCACAAAGTCCACCAGCACGGTGTCCATGGACTGCATCCCCTCGCTTTTTCCCATCGTGATGAATGACGGGATCTGGGTGGTCTTGCCTTCGCGGATAATATTGGAGAGGCCCGTATTGGCGATAAGTATCTCAATGGCCGCTGTTCTTCCCTTTCCGTCAGCCGTTTTCAGCAGCTGCTGCGCAATAATGGCCCTGAGGGACTGCGAGAGCTGGAGGCGTACCTGCTCCTGCTGCTTGGCGGGGAATACGTCGATCATCCTGTCAATCGTCTTTGTGGCGTTGTTGGTATGGAGCGTGCCCATGACGAGCACTCCCATCTGCGCTGCCGTGAGGGCCAGCGAGATTGTCTCCAGGTCGCGCAGCTCGCCCACGAGAATCACGTCGGGATCCTCCCTGAGGGCGGCCCTGAGGGCATCGGCAAATGAGAGGGTGTGATGGCCCACTTCGCGGTGGGTGATGAGGCAGTTGATCGATTGATGGGTGAACTCCACGGGGTCCTCGATGGTGATGATGTGGCCTTTCTTGTTCCTGTTGATGTGGTTTATCATCGAGGCCATCGTGGTGCTCTTCCCTGAGCCCGTGGGCCCAGTAACGAGGATGATGCCTTTTCTTGACATGGAAATGGACTTGATCACCTCGGGAAGCCTCAGCTCGTCTGCCGTGGGGATCTTGCTGGGGATAATCCTGAAGACCCCGCCTATTCCCCGGTGGTGCTTAAGAAAGTTTGCCCTGAACCGGGCTACATCCTTTATCTCGTAAGCAAAATCCAGGTTCCCGCACTCGTTGAAGGTCTGCCTCTGCGAGTCGTTGATAAGCCCGTAAAGGCAGCGTTCCGCTGTATCCTTCGTGATATTCTCCATGTTCACAAATGCCATGTCTCCCTTGATGCGGTATATGGGGGGGGAGCCTGTCTCGAAGTGGAGGTCTGAAGCCCCGATTTCCACCATTTTAGTAAGGAGGGCCTTCATGGAGAACTCCGGGAAGGTGAGATCGATGGTCTTTCTTGCTTCCTTCACGGGGACGATAAGGGGCATCATGTGCTCCTCGGCCGCGGCTTCATGCGGCGGGGCCGTATGAGCCGGCTCATGGTGGGCCGTGGGTTCCGGCGCCCTGCTCTCAGCGGCGGCAGTCAGCGTCTCGTCCTGGATCGGCAGTGTGGAGGAGCCCTCCGCGGGGCCATCCTTCTGGAAATTCTTGAATTTGGAGAAAAACTTCATGTCCGTTCCCGCCTTTACTGGAATTGTTGAGGATCAACGCATCTCTCGAAGGCCTCGTCCCTGGTGATAAGGCCCTGTTCCAGGAGCTCCCTGAGAGAGATGTCCATCATCTGCATGCCGTGCTTCTTGCCCATCTGCATCACCGACGTAAGCTGGTAGTTCTTGCCATCCCGGATCATGTTGGCGACGCTGGGATTTGAGAAGAGCAGCTCGTAGGCGCATACCCTCCCGGTTCCATCGGCCTTGGGAATGAGCTGCTGCGATACAATCCCCCTGATTGACTCGGAGAACATCGTCCTTATCTGGGACTGCTGGTCCGAGGGGAAGGCGTCAATGATCCTGTCGATGGTCTGTATGGCATTGTTGGTATTAAGGGTGCCGAAGACCAGGTGGCCTGTCTCTGCGGCAGTGATGGCAAGCTGGATAGTCTCCAGGTCGCGCATCTCGCCGATCATGATCACGTCGGGGTCCTCACGGAGAGCTCCCTTGAGGGCCAGGTTGAAGGAAGAGACGTGCATGCCTAGCTGCCGCTGGATGACCAGTGAATTCTTGTTCTCGTGAACATATTCAATTGGATCCTCCACGGTAATAATGTGGAGTGAGCGCTCTTCATTGATGATGTCGATAAGGCATGCAAGGGTGGAGGTTTTCCCGCAGCCGCTGGGGCCCGTGACCAGCACAAGGCCCTGGTGGAAATGGGTGAGGTTTCTCATCACCTCGGGAAAGCCAAGGGACTGAAGCGTGGGGATGGCCGTGGGGATCCACCGGAATACCAGGTTGAGGCCGTTCTTCTGGAAGAAGGAATTGGAGCGGAAGCGGTGTCCCAGCGCTTCTGAGCGGTAAATGAAATCCACGCTCGTGTTCCTGAAAAGGGCTTCCTTATCCTCGTTGGAGAGAATCTCCAGAGCCATTTCCCTTACATTGTCGGGAGGCAGGGGCGGGGCATCGGTGAGCTCGAGCTGCCCATGGATCCTTATCATGGGGCAGAATCCCGAAGCAAGGTGGAGGTCAGACCCGCTCACCTTGATCATTGCATCCAGATACTTGTCTACAGCTTTCATAGAGATCAGCTCCTGTTCCTGCAGTATTATTGTCTTTCAATCTCCAGGGTGATGATTTTCTTCGGGTCCACGTTGAATGGCCTGTCAATGGCATTGAGGGTGCCTGTCCTCTCCTCGTTGAGCGTCACATGGTAATATCCTTTTGCCGGAAAGCCGCAGGCCAGGGTTCCGTCCAGGGGTTTTCCTGACGGATTATGGAGCCGCAGGATAATGCTGTCGTTGTGCTCACCTTTCTTGAATGCTGAAATGAGGAGCGTTTCGGGCTTTACCGAGAGATAGCTGCGCGAGGGGGGCAGCGCGCCCTTATGCCTGCTGGTGAAGGTGCCCCGGAGGGGGACGTCAAAACAGAGCGCCTGTGCGGAAAAATGCTCGGGCTCCCGTGAGGCCTCGGCTATGACCAGGCTATAGCTGAAACGGAATTCATCGATGCACTGCGCGAGCGGCGTGGGTATCTTAGGTCCTGCCTCGACGCCTCTCCCTATGATGTCATGCCGCGAGAGCCATCCCACGGAGCGGATAAGAGTCATGATCACCTGGAGGCGCTTGCTCCCCCTGTGAATCTCCACTTCCGGGATACCCTTGTTGAAGAGGGCCAGTGAATGCGCCGCATCCCTGAGAAGAAGGAGGCGTCCCTGGGGAAAAGTTCTGGCAGGCTCTTCGATCCATCCTCCAGAGGAGGGCCTCGAGAGGCTCCTGGTCACAAGATCAAAGGGAGCCTCTGCCGTTGCCGTGAGCTTCCCTTCCCCGATTTCGAGCGGGAAGACCACCTTGAGGCGGTGATCGCGAGCGTTGTTTTTCAAGTGAAGAGAGAAGTCGATCCTCTCCAGGCCTTCAAAGAGAGAGACCCTGAGCGAGAAGGGGCACTCCTGGAGGGTGGCGCTTCTGGACTTCCTGTCAGGGGCAAGCCCCTCGGGAAGGGCAAGCAGGCCCTTGATCTCTATGGTTTTCTGCACCGGGCCGTCGGCGACAAGCGAGCACGTGAGATCTCTCAAGGGATCCTTGAGGACCATATCGCCGGGAAGGGGTGAGAAATTGTATTCGTCACCGCAGTCGGCCTCGTCCATGAATCCCGAGAGATAGGGGAACTTCCTGCCGGTGCGCTTTTCCACCGCGTAAAGCCTGTCGATGGGGTTCCATCCCACCTCATAAAAGCGGTTCTCTATGGCAAGCTCTTCCTTTTCCTGCGGAGGTGGCTGCGGCTCTCCCGGTTGCTCTTTCGAGGGGACCAGGTAGAAGGTCCTGTAGCCCATGGGGGGCATCTCTCCGGCGGTAAAGGCATAATTCCTCTCTTCGACGGGATCTCTCGACATGTGGGGATAGGAGCCCTCCTGCTCCGTCTTGCCGGTGAGCTGCAGCGGATGCTCCTCTCCCTTCTCATCGACGAGGCAGAGGGCTTCAGGGAGGTTCTGGCATGCGAGCTTGATCTGCACGGGCTCCGTTCTTGTGTAGGGGAGGGAGTTGAAGATCACGAGGGTCTCCCCCTCAGGAATGTTTTCCTGCAGGGTGGAAACGGCATCGCACATCAGGGACATTGACTCGTTCCTGATGTAGTTTCCCAGCTGCTTGACCTTGTGGAACCGCATGATGTTCTCTTCAAAGACCTCGTCGGTGCCACAGCCGCATATGCTGTCATGGGCATGATTCTGAAGGAGCAGCTCCCACGCCATGAGCAGAGCCCTGTGCGGGTAAGCATTCCCTTCCAGGTGGCTCAATGTGGCAAGGGGCTCGGCCCAGTGGGCCAGGAGGTTCTCTATGGCATGGTTCATCAGCTTGAGCTTCATCCTGGTGGAAAGCACACCGGAGAGAATGGGAAAATGGCGCGAGTCTCTCAGCTCGCCTTCAAGTGTGGGGAAATGCCGGCTGTCCTCCTTTTTCACCGCCAGGGAATATTCCTCAAAACCGGAGATCCTGATGGAGCTGAAGAGGTTCTTCCCGGCGAGGGAGCGGACCACCTCGACTACATGGGGCTGGGGCCAGTGGTGATCGCCGCCATGATTGAGGAGCACATTCCCTGTTGAGAGAAAAGGCTGAAGGTAGCGCACTTCCCGGAGCACACGGCTCTCTGCCACGGCAGTTTCCTGGGGCAGGTAGCCCAGGTTGTTGTAAGCGAGAAGCTGTACCGTGGCGAGCACTTCAGTGCCGTCGCTCCCCTTCCATCGGTATTCCGATTTCCGGGGCTGATCGCCTATACCC
This sequence is a window from Candidatus Eremiobacterota bacterium. Protein-coding genes within it:
- a CDS encoding BON domain-containing protein, which encodes MRIALSLMILFAGALLTLMAMTGGCAPPPQPPSSIQPLDTSHVTALKSALNTDPELASAGIQVTVQNDTATLTGTVNSEEAKKRAEAIALKTRGINKVVNNLQVAPSE
- a CDS encoding tubulin-like doman-containing protein, giving the protein MKKSTPSSYSYRGVSPTLFIGLGEYGGRTVGALMDLVKKRFPPAEEPPLFQFISLGSAHSQSSPAVQLFYDGSESFQAPPGSCPEEGPGKSAAGGGITRHHYRMAFYQHIEGLRALCRRHLAAITSPLTRKSAAEALNIPIDEGVTVYIISSLWESSSTGILWDMATLLREETGNIEGPVRIISLLLYPMEQPGRPLCLTDDQYAVMGAALEELQSLYAGRSMQALPGVPCPAPGKPFHLAYVLPLSPGEEEDEEAMQLLQSYLSMELDPFFSPYLKSTRDQLSLYLDLPLITFGMAELLFPHREIIEWCSRRLSLRALQMWGRKEAASQTDEALRKFFRIMEIKNPEKADEEFSRRMGKPKETAWHLGRQLKELIETSRKDDLAEKFDEEYRRLSAEELNESSSTLNMKMKEMGSLHKKEISRLLLEMASDSHVGLLKLKGALASLTSFCNRATKQVENRIQASALKIDELERERVALGRALKKLVKTPLFFLHKAKFHALFEKLWKVSELSFAERLLLHILTSGLEYYHLMREFLSQYREPVDSLIEVYDLLSKQLNEEEFFPPLGDPLTISFVKGNALEAIYQDNTGSEEKTITEVISSMLSLIPLDLVDLSNKRILRDLRNNALEALSSKARQCFNQISEKPVVEFFNELCTEGAQDSLIEQLLQRAAPRLAPLLKGENMRIRTTVAFHEGTYPQSEASMRLVKKLDALGNAMLECADICDESRISALAHYAGITVKDLKGSKWPAQAAALQKRHQFNLSGEKGGNDEGEPVLTVKSSP
- a CDS encoding response regulator is translated as MEEKKRLLLVDDEKDFARSLKLYLEMENYEVDMVNSGSEALVKAENNSYHLVISDILMPEMDGYELRKKLRTIPGTKKVPIILLTAKEADVESLKEIHDGATSFIMKPFEHTLLLDEIKNLIEHRAARELP
- a CDS encoding type IV pilus twitching motility protein PilT gives rise to the protein MKFFSKFKNFQKDGPAEGSSTLPIQDETLTAAAESRAPEPTAHHEPAHTAPPHEAAAEEHMMPLIVPVKEARKTIDLTFPEFSMKALLTKMVEIGASDLHFETGSPPIYRIKGDMAFVNMENITKDTAERCLYGLINDSQRQTFNECGNLDFAYEIKDVARFRANFLKHHRGIGGVFRIIPSKIPTADELRLPEVIKSISMSRKGIILVTGPTGSGKSTTMASMINHINRNKKGHIITIEDPVEFTHQSINCLITHREVGHHTLSFADALRAALREDPDVILVGELRDLETISLALTAAQMGVLVMGTLHTNNATKTIDRMIDVFPAKQQEQVRLQLSQSLRAIIAQQLLKTADGKGRTAAIEILIANTGLSNIIREGKTTQIPSFITMGKSEGMQSMDTVLVDFVKNGIIKKEDALLRANDMSVFKRAGLLQ
- a CDS encoding type IV pilus twitching motility protein PilT, with amino-acid sequence MKAVDKYLDAMIKVSGSDLHLASGFCPMIRIHGQLELTDAPPLPPDNVREMALEILSNEDKEALFRNTSVDFIYRSEALGHRFRSNSFFQKNGLNLVFRWIPTAIPTLQSLGFPEVMRNLTHFHQGLVLVTGPSGCGKTSTLACLIDIINEERSLHIITVEDPIEYVHENKNSLVIQRQLGMHVSSFNLALKGALREDPDVIMIGEMRDLETIQLAITAAETGHLVFGTLNTNNAIQTIDRIIDAFPSDQQSQIRTMFSESIRGIVSQQLIPKADGTGRVCAYELLFSNPSVANMIRDGKNYQLTSVMQMGKKHGMQMMDISLRELLEQGLITRDEAFERCVDPQQFQ
- a CDS encoding glycoside hydrolase family 38 C-terminal domain-containing protein; amino-acid sequence: MESLSVFIVPHTHWDREWYVPYEIFRKKLTDMLLSLVEAMEHDKEYHAFVLDGQAVILKDYLDYYPEHEERIEKLVREGRLLVGPWYTLPDEYLVSGEALVRNLLIGHKMADYFGKVMKIGYVPDSFGHISQLPQILKGFGIDHAIFTRGIGDQPRKSEYRWKGSDGTEVLATVQLLAYNNLGYLPQETAVAESRVLREVRYLQPFLSTGNVLLNHGGDHHWPQPHVVEVVRSLAGKNLFSSIRISGFEEYSLAVKKEDSRHFPTLEGELRDSRHFPILSGVLSTRMKLKLMNHAIENLLAHWAEPLATLSHLEGNAYPHRALLMAWELLLQNHAHDSICGCGTDEVFEENIMRFHKVKQLGNYIRNESMSLMCDAVSTLQENIPEGETLVIFNSLPYTRTEPVQIKLACQNLPEALCLVDEKGEEHPLQLTGKTEQEGSYPHMSRDPVEERNYAFTAGEMPPMGYRTFYLVPSKEQPGEPQPPPQEKEELAIENRFYEVGWNPIDRLYAVEKRTGRKFPYLSGFMDEADCGDEYNFSPLPGDMVLKDPLRDLTCSLVADGPVQKTIEIKGLLALPEGLAPDRKSRSATLQECPFSLRVSLFEGLERIDFSLHLKNNARDHRLKVVFPLEIGEGKLTATAEAPFDLVTRSLSRPSSGGWIEEPARTFPQGRLLLLRDAAHSLALFNKGIPEVEIHRGSKRLQVIMTLIRSVGWLSRHDIIGRGVEAGPKIPTPLAQCIDEFRFSYSLVIAEASREPEHFSAQALCFDVPLRGTFTSRHKGALPPSRSYLSVKPETLLISAFKKGEHNDSIILRLHNPSGKPLDGTLACGFPAKGYYHVTLNEERTGTLNAIDRPFNVDPKKIITLEIERQ